A section of the Paenibacillus aurantius genome encodes:
- a CDS encoding response regulator transcription factor, with protein sequence MKSILLVDDHRTFLAGTAFILEKYGYRVTTAAKAADALRLMEEAPFDLFVIDLKLPESSGFELAEAILRSFPEAIVVVLTGEDIAEHFDHLLALGVTAVLEKALGEEELAASLRLAEQRLTVLPVELARRLRATGSPADGGAGPTGPALSERELAVLQLIADGSKNKDIADRLFMSQRNVEYLLSGLFRKLGVQSRQEAVLKAVQEQWIRLGSP encoded by the coding sequence TTGAAATCGATTCTGCTGGTGGACGACCACCGCACCTTTCTGGCCGGCACGGCCTTTATCCTGGAAAAGTACGGTTACCGGGTCACCACGGCGGCGAAAGCGGCCGATGCCCTCCGCCTGATGGAGGAAGCCCCATTCGATCTCTTCGTGATCGACCTGAAGCTTCCGGAATCGAGCGGCTTTGAGCTGGCGGAAGCCATCCTGCGGTCGTTTCCCGAGGCGATTGTGGTCGTGCTCACGGGCGAGGACATTGCCGAGCACTTCGACCACCTTCTGGCTCTCGGGGTGACCGCCGTGCTGGAGAAAGCGCTCGGCGAAGAAGAGCTGGCCGCCTCCCTGCGCCTTGCCGAGCAGCGCCTCACGGTGCTGCCGGTGGAGCTGGCCCGGCGCCTGCGGGCGACCGGCTCCCCCGCGGACGGAGGCGCCGGGCCAACCGGGCCGGCGCTGTCCGAGCGGGAGCTCGCCGTGCTCCAGCTCATCGCCGACGGCTCCAAAAACAAAGACATTGCGGACCGGCTCTTCATGAGCCAGCGCAATGTCGAGTATCTTCTATCGGGCCTGTTCCGCAAGCTCGGCGTCCAGTCCCGCCAGGAGGCCGTCCTGAAGGCCGTTCAGGAGCAGTGGATCAGGCTGGGTTCCCCCTGA
- a CDS encoding acyltransferase family protein produces the protein MAARLQYLDRLKVVLTMLVVFHHTAITYGGAGSWYYIDPAREKAAEIVLTLFTAVNQSFFMGLFFFISGYVTPASFDRKGAGRFLKERVVRFGLPLLGFMLVIDPLLRFVSGRYPGSFASYWKEEVLADPLAGVKGFETGPLWFLTALLLFSAVYALRRLAAKGRPARVSRLTGRRMAAYLAAVAAANFAIRLVYPVGETVLNLQLAYFPAYIGLYAGGIAAYRGRWLEALQASAAKRWGRLALVLMAGMPGVLALGGALESGTPAFGGGWTWQAAFYAAVDPLLGLSLSYVLLFVFRERFNQPARLRSSWLSEHAYTVYLLHALFVTYIGYAFTGLSLPALLKFAAAGGAAVLCSYTAAWALRRVPGAKRVL, from the coding sequence ATGGCGGCACGATTGCAGTATTTGGACCGGCTTAAGGTAGTCTTGACGATGCTGGTGGTGTTTCATCATACGGCGATTACGTACGGAGGGGCGGGAAGCTGGTATTACATCGACCCGGCCCGGGAGAAAGCCGCGGAGATTGTCTTAACGCTGTTCACCGCGGTGAACCAGTCGTTTTTTATGGGGTTGTTTTTCTTCATTTCGGGATACGTGACGCCCGCCTCCTTCGACCGCAAAGGAGCCGGACGCTTCCTGAAGGAACGGGTGGTCCGGTTCGGCCTCCCGCTTCTTGGGTTCATGCTTGTTATCGATCCTCTGCTGCGGTTCGTTTCCGGCCGGTACCCGGGGTCGTTCGCGTCCTATTGGAAGGAAGAGGTGCTGGCGGACCCCCTGGCTGGGGTAAAAGGCTTCGAAACCGGCCCCTTGTGGTTTCTTACGGCCCTGCTTCTCTTCTCAGCGGTATATGCGCTGCGGCGTCTTGCCGCGAAGGGACGGCCCGCTCGGGTATCCCGGCTGACGGGACGGCGGATGGCCGCTTATCTGGCGGCGGTCGCCGCCGCCAATTTCGCGATCCGCCTCGTCTACCCGGTCGGCGAGACCGTGCTGAATCTCCAGCTTGCTTATTTCCCCGCGTACATCGGATTGTACGCGGGAGGGATCGCCGCTTACCGCGGGCGTTGGCTTGAGGCGCTGCAGGCGTCCGCCGCCAAAAGGTGGGGACGGCTTGCCCTCGTCCTGATGGCAGGGATGCCCGGCGTTCTCGCGCTGGGCGGGGCCCTGGAGAGCGGGACGCCGGCGTTCGGCGGCGGCTGGACGTGGCAGGCTGCGTTCTATGCCGCCGTGGACCCGCTGCTCGGGCTAAGCCTTTCCTACGTGCTGCTTTTTGTCTTCCGCGAACGCTTCAACCAGCCGGCCCGGCTGCGCTCTTCGTGGCTGTCCGAGCATGCTTACACGGTGTACCTCCTGCATGCACTCTTCGTTACCTACATCGGCTACGCGTTCACCGGGCTCAGCCTTCCCGCGCTGCTGAAGTTTGCGGCCGCCGGCGGGGCCGCCGTCCTCTGCAGCTATACGGCCGCCTGGGCCCTCCGCCGGGTTCCGGGGGCGAAGCGGGTGCTTTAG